From the genome of bacterium, one region includes:
- the purL gene encoding phosphoribosylformylglycinamidine synthase subunit PurL has protein sequence MRQREPEPTLDHAREHGLTDEEFARIHEILGRAPSWAELGVYSVMWSEHCSYKNSIARLKTLPRSGGRLLVEAGEENAGLVDIGDGLAVAFKIESHNHPSAVEPYQGAATGVGGIMRDIFTMGARPICSLNSLRFPALSHDTTRWLVDGIVRGIGDYGNCLGIPTVGGEVQFDAAYNGNPLVNAMTVGIVRHDQTASAVARGAGNPVFLVGASTGRDGIHGATFASVELSQESEEKRSSVQVGDPFSEKLLLEATLEMIQSGDLVGIQDMGAAGITCSCSEMSAKGEAGIRIEIERVPQRESGMTAYEVLLSESQERMLVVVSKGREETVRRICARWDIHCAQIGEVTDTGRFEVFHHGERVVDVPAHSLVLGGGAPVYQREWREPADHARHRGRDLSTVPPPADLGAELLALLAHENVCSRRWIYRQYDHMIGTATEIRPGADAAVVRIKGTDKRLAVAVDCNARLVQLDPRRGARAAVAEAARNIACAGAVPLAITNCLNFGNPYDPEIYWQFREAVDGMGEACRAFDTPVTGGNVSFYNESPHGAVHPTPVIGMVGLLEGVEPVPSAFRGEDELVLLAGRPDSALGGSLFLERRLGELTGAVPEVDLEHECALQAFLAAAAAAGLLRSAHDVSEGGLAVTLAEACLLDETRQVGCTVDLAPLLAPGLDAPRLLFAETPGLVVLSALPEHRAELADLARRHGLPLREIGATGGDRLLIEGMVDLAVTGMAETWWTSLERRLEQS, from the coding sequence ATGCGGCAACGCGAGCCGGAGCCCACCCTTGACCATGCCCGGGAGCACGGGCTGACCGATGAGGAATTCGCCCGCATCCATGAGATCCTCGGTCGCGCCCCCAGCTGGGCGGAGCTGGGTGTCTACAGCGTGATGTGGTCCGAGCACTGCTCCTACAAGAACTCCATCGCCCGCCTCAAGACCCTGCCCCGCTCGGGCGGGCGCCTCCTGGTGGAGGCGGGGGAGGAGAACGCCGGCCTCGTGGACATCGGGGACGGCCTGGCCGTGGCCTTCAAGATCGAGAGCCACAACCACCCCTCCGCCGTGGAGCCCTACCAGGGCGCCGCCACCGGAGTGGGCGGCATCATGCGCGACATCTTCACCATGGGCGCGCGCCCCATCTGCAGCCTCAACTCGCTGCGCTTCCCCGCCCTCTCCCACGACACGACGCGCTGGCTGGTGGACGGCATCGTGCGCGGCATCGGCGACTACGGCAACTGCCTGGGCATTCCCACGGTGGGCGGCGAGGTGCAGTTCGACGCCGCCTACAACGGCAATCCCCTGGTCAACGCCATGACGGTGGGCATCGTCCGCCACGACCAGACGGCCAGCGCCGTGGCGCGGGGGGCGGGCAACCCCGTCTTCCTGGTGGGCGCCTCCACCGGCCGCGACGGCATCCATGGCGCCACCTTCGCCAGCGTCGAGCTGTCGCAGGAGAGCGAGGAGAAGCGCTCCAGCGTCCAGGTGGGAGACCCCTTCTCCGAGAAGCTGCTGCTCGAGGCCACGCTGGAAATGATCCAGTCCGGCGATCTGGTGGGCATCCAGGACATGGGGGCGGCGGGGATCACCTGCTCCTGCAGCGAGATGAGCGCCAAGGGGGAGGCCGGCATCCGCATCGAGATCGAGCGGGTGCCCCAGCGCGAGAGCGGCATGACGGCCTACGAGGTGCTGCTCTCGGAATCCCAGGAGCGCATGCTGGTCGTGGTGAGCAAGGGGCGCGAGGAGACGGTGCGGCGCATCTGCGCGCGCTGGGACATCCACTGCGCCCAGATCGGGGAGGTGACGGACACGGGCCGCTTCGAAGTCTTCCACCACGGGGAGCGGGTGGTGGACGTCCCCGCCCACTCGCTCGTCCTGGGCGGCGGCGCCCCCGTCTACCAGCGCGAATGGCGCGAGCCGGCCGACCACGCCCGGCACCGTGGGCGCGATCTGTCCACCGTGCCGCCGCCCGCCGATCTGGGCGCCGAACTGCTGGCCCTGCTGGCCCATGAGAATGTTTGCAGCCGGCGCTGGATCTACCGCCAGTACGACCACATGATCGGCACCGCCACCGAGATCCGTCCCGGCGCCGACGCCGCCGTGGTGCGGATCAAGGGCACGGACAAGCGTCTGGCGGTGGCCGTCGACTGCAATGCCCGCCTTGTGCAACTGGACCCGCGCCGCGGCGCCCGCGCCGCCGTGGCCGAGGCGGCCCGCAACATCGCCTGCGCCGGGGCCGTGCCGCTGGCCATCACCAACTGCCTCAACTTCGGCAACCCCTACGATCCCGAGATCTATTGGCAGTTCCGCGAGGCGGTGGACGGCATGGGTGAGGCCTGTCGCGCCTTTGACACGCCGGTGACGGGCGGCAACGTCAGCTTTTACAACGAAAGCCCGCACGGGGCCGTCCATCCAACTCCCGTCATCGGGATGGTGGGCCTGCTCGAGGGCGTGGAGCCCGTGCCCTCGGCCTTCCGCGGGGAGGACGAGCTGGTCCTTCTGGCGGGGAGGCCGGACAGTGCCCTGGGGGGCAGCCTCTTCCTTGAGCGGCGACTGGGGGAACTGACCGGTGCCGTGCCCGAGGTGGACCTGGAGCACGAGTGCGCCCTGCAAGCCTTCCTGGCGGCGGCGGCGGCGGCCGGCCTGCTGCGCAGCGCCCACGACGTGTCCGAGGGCGGGCTGGCCGTCACCCTGGCCGAGGCCTGCCTGCTCGACGAGACGCGCCAGGTGGGCTGCACGGTCGACCTCGCGCCGCTGCTCGCGCCCGGACTGGACGCCCCGCGCCTCCTCTTCGCCGAGACGCCGGGGCTGGTCGTCCTCAGCGCGTTGCCCGAGCATCGGGCCGAGCTGGCCGATCTGGCGCGGCGGCACGGCCTGCCCCTGCGCGAGATCGGCGCCACGGGCGGCGACCGCCTCCTGATCGAAGGCATGGTGGATCTGGCCGTGACGGGCATGGCCGAAACCTGGTGGACCAGCCTGGAGCGCCGCCTGGAGCAATCATGA
- a CDS encoding DUF1318 domain-containing protein, translating into MKQWLWLSLLAGACSLQAPEIKVTGERSLLEKQVLGSYQSFGREMWMATSLRGLPDSMATAGERENLLKSIRRRRFNQDDRLRLLAAGQLGENRDGRLELLAADLPPGSERSLLERVVEQDNQDREVLLARLRRLYPEQDAGELARLFAAIQQDEAPRGARIQRADGSWTAK; encoded by the coding sequence GTGAAACAGTGGCTGTGGCTGAGCCTGCTGGCCGGCGCCTGCTCCCTGCAGGCCCCCGAGATCAAGGTGACGGGGGAACGCAGCCTGCTCGAGAAGCAGGTGCTGGGATCCTACCAGAGTTTCGGACGCGAGATGTGGATGGCGACCTCCCTGCGCGGCCTGCCCGACTCGATGGCAACGGCGGGGGAGCGGGAGAACCTGCTCAAGTCGATCCGCCGCCGGCGCTTCAACCAGGACGACCGCCTGCGGCTGCTGGCCGCCGGCCAGCTGGGCGAGAACCGGGACGGGCGCCTGGAGCTGCTGGCCGCGGATTTGCCGCCCGGATCCGAGCGCAGCCTGCTCGAACGCGTCGTGGAGCAGGACAACCAGGACCGCGAGGTGCTGCTGGCCCGCCTGCGCCGTCTCTATCCGGAGCAGGATGCGGGCGAGCTGGCCCGCCTGTTCGCCGCCATCCAGCAGGACGAGGCGCCCCGGGGCGCCCGCATCCAGCGGGCGGACGGCAGCTGGACGGCCAAATGA
- a CDS encoding CHAT domain-containing protein: MLFPLLLAVLLGALFPAAAQPDWLGAPGGRSTLDTLLGPPGRPLGGRDAEQDPALSPDGRWLAYSSFVDGNWDIWLRDLQAGPGERPRRLTRHVAVDRRPRFAADGAAILFISEREDAAGDIWEIPLSRWRGGRTGEARPVLRRPGAQDHPVRDGAGALYWDEESPGGRRVMRWDGRTTVRELARPASLPRPGHGGLYLLSLADSLEMVVEWLPDSLLGQARPATRRSQVWRPSSALLDMMPGPEGGLWAITLEDGAVRRPGEELATPSQLWLVKPGAGQPPRPLLEQGRAPRQLSVAGRRLVYTEDERPALLWLEEAEGRFPLGGGGFDDATGGRSAGTWLELARHHEGRELGLPLLQTIQAAWPGSPAADEAALREMRLRMAAGGEPGLLLARLDELRGWMKGPEARARLAAMALELELRRQAASDAAPLEELARRCREEGLPGAAAEAQLARARFELDAGRLERALGALLDLETLPDTLAERADGLALKVRAYERLGESEAARGALARLAMDHADRPELLADWLRRDLAALEGLSDARARLRLRERLAVLDAIPPLRLALTVELARREAAAGRDGRLVAREDLRLALEEAPAALVPFQRRAWTQGQGLLADLRRQDGQLDEALAALRGADDALAAVEEPALAGILRLRRINWLLERAATAVAAADWEAAEADARLALALDPAESRAWRLRLEALARLDRLDEVELILRQGRANEGRGGPPLRGEALRRRAVETWALGLLLSWRAESQPAHLPESDLLLEEALDLDDRLAAACLTLSWNLSREIHLAAGRRGGLKGLLRELGRGREAVSRLRHRGVGRLEDPDEESMRDRAILLAQRGLRWTDPARDPDLAAALATNLGNLYFSLGEFGAPQACQAWEHRLSISPRFRRPEEQLRFLINLGTARQWSGNLEQAARDLDSAQVLAARLGLQPERRELLARLSMLAGERGRPVEAQAWLRQSLALESDPGQRAILWRNLAIIQMELGDEEAPASLNQAAREAQEGPWPMEPAQNWLRVQLLGLSVPLWNFPGLYTGQGRLDWGAAEEEALRQSLLDDLSGRQGAVDLRLRGLHDRRRLLRRQKDVDGMLRLDLAIARELAVLGRWEEAVRRCEETARAARSAVLGGIEARAVESALSFHLLARPTSEQDAKALARLDASAPRLRHAMGQLLEGRTVPLTAEQRLRLELLRIQDLDEQAGRAGPVDGLLLRSRALLLLEDLEGWRRSAGLTWSRRQRLAVDLAWARLLTGTGDAAAARERLAAWPVEELPPEAALLTVWARLQSSLALGRADEAVEETTALRRILLDLPAEPDGLASVRRAAVVLDGLDHLAARAGGSAAAESAAWRAWWEGRRLWEQADPPFPAQSWTNAWGNLRADLAERDRALEKHWADPGAPGEVRRADSLLAATRQDMRQREDRLRLWLEPTPDAAAAWPAWREEGLSWVGVQDSLGPWLLAAPEVHRVCRTATVLAADEAAVVGGGSRLRPPTAARRVPAAALLDPTAAGLDARVLALDGVLRLVPGAPHAAWLDFDGHRIALRELMALDLPGELLVLGEVDWQSAHPADWREGWLILERLLAQTGLRQALVPEPGRGQHGAPLEDFALTLLADSQVGVPEGWWRIGAPLLSPTERRAGQRQGMEELVQLGNEYRRRGEHDAAWRSYRRALRLALQVEDQESAGRLFRLGAASALDGSRPGEALDVLLEALGRTEGAHIDWVRLSPRLVQLADLAGRPAAADSLWRRLIVEQRPPAGGGEEAAPPAPAAAVRAAFEDRLLALERRGGRERAAALAREARLMPEGEDPRRALFLARLYLDTEAARLAWDCLQTPELRWAALDSLESLDAHELRSIIALRLGNLTDARLWMERAALLAASSDLPAGRLALHLQRQADLAWSLGQYGECAAFLDRAEAALPADDLQLALLLANTRGLLATELEEAAAADAHFARAQELGVVLQDPLELSAVYNNISRLHQRGGRWAEALEDCRRALEQDSLSGSRRRALVTQRNRAAALRGLLAPDLRLPEAWTALPEGLLRQRRASGELSRLERELVRGMAAAAALGEEREACRLELELALLRLDLGNPGQALLAAQSCAVRASRLFFRREALEARLAAGRALVRLKRLPAAEELLQSALAEAEEETARLAPVRFDPGRGLLQRLITDELVALYGSERPWEALAASERGRNLGLQEMVVRRSGDSRLAAPRGKADLQKLLRASLEPDQALLGWHVGRDRAWGFLWQSGELRCWPLDVARDSLGILAGLHRGRILAFLSPEGTGRRLAHWLLPPAWQTAPPRRVWLLPQGELHGLAFESLVLADGRWWGETTAICRSGSLAELAYSAGLPGGTSPGAVWSDPHVPGMDALEYTALEVAELGRLHPAARLAVGAKATPADLRGDGAARRFRHFACHAVHDPRSPAESALLLSPAPGSDGRLAAPTIAALDLPAGLTVLSACETALGRGGEEASAGLPRAFMAAGSRGVLASLWKVDDLSTAVLVKHLYRGLAEGRPADLALQEAQQAVRRWVHPHPAHWAAFCLTGQPLPEPRVVTGR; the protein is encoded by the coding sequence ATGTTGTTCCCGCTGCTGCTGGCCGTGCTGCTGGGGGCGCTTTTCCCCGCCGCCGCCCAGCCCGACTGGCTGGGCGCCCCCGGTGGACGCAGCACCCTGGACACCCTGCTCGGTCCGCCGGGCCGGCCGCTGGGCGGGCGCGACGCCGAGCAGGATCCCGCCCTCTCCCCGGACGGCCGCTGGCTGGCCTACAGCTCTTTCGTGGATGGCAACTGGGACATCTGGCTGCGCGATCTCCAGGCCGGTCCCGGGGAGCGCCCCCGCCGCCTCACCCGCCACGTGGCGGTGGACCGCCGACCCCGGTTCGCGGCGGACGGCGCGGCCATCCTCTTCATCTCGGAACGGGAGGATGCCGCCGGCGACATCTGGGAGATCCCCCTGTCCCGCTGGCGGGGCGGGCGGACGGGGGAGGCGCGGCCCGTCCTGCGCCGACCCGGCGCCCAGGACCACCCCGTGCGCGATGGCGCCGGTGCCCTCTACTGGGACGAGGAGAGCCCGGGCGGCCGCCGCGTCATGCGCTGGGACGGCCGGACCACCGTGCGCGAGCTGGCCCGGCCCGCCTCCCTGCCCCGCCCCGGCCACGGCGGCCTTTACCTGCTCTCACTGGCGGACTCCCTGGAGATGGTGGTGGAGTGGCTGCCGGACAGCCTGCTGGGCCAGGCCCGCCCCGCCACCCGGCGCAGCCAGGTCTGGCGTCCGTCCAGCGCCCTGCTGGACATGATGCCGGGACCGGAGGGCGGCCTCTGGGCCATCACCCTCGAGGACGGCGCGGTGCGGCGGCCGGGCGAGGAGCTGGCCACGCCCAGCCAGCTGTGGCTGGTCAAGCCGGGAGCCGGCCAACCGCCCCGCCCCCTGCTCGAGCAGGGTCGCGCCCCACGCCAGCTTAGCGTGGCCGGGCGACGCCTGGTCTACACCGAGGACGAGCGCCCCGCCCTGCTCTGGCTGGAGGAGGCCGAAGGCCGCTTCCCGCTGGGTGGGGGCGGTTTCGATGACGCCACCGGGGGTCGTTCCGCCGGAACCTGGCTGGAGCTGGCCCGCCATCACGAGGGGCGCGAGCTGGGTCTTCCCCTGCTGCAGACGATCCAGGCGGCGTGGCCGGGCAGCCCGGCCGCCGACGAGGCAGCCCTGCGCGAGATGCGCCTGCGCATGGCCGCGGGCGGAGAACCCGGTCTCCTGCTGGCACGGCTGGACGAGCTGCGCGGCTGGATGAAGGGTCCCGAGGCGCGGGCCCGCCTGGCAGCCATGGCGCTTGAACTGGAGCTGCGCCGTCAAGCGGCCAGCGACGCGGCACCCCTGGAGGAGCTGGCCCGGCGCTGCCGGGAGGAGGGCCTGCCGGGCGCCGCCGCCGAGGCCCAGCTGGCCCGCGCCCGCTTCGAGCTGGATGCCGGCCGCCTGGAGCGCGCCCTGGGCGCCCTGCTGGATCTGGAGACCCTGCCCGACACTCTGGCCGAGCGGGCGGACGGCCTGGCGCTCAAAGTGCGGGCCTATGAGCGGCTGGGGGAAAGCGAAGCGGCGCGAGGTGCCCTGGCCCGCCTGGCGATGGATCACGCCGACCGCCCCGAATTGCTCGCCGACTGGCTGCGGCGGGACCTCGCCGCCCTGGAGGGCCTGTCGGACGCCCGCGCCCGGCTGCGGCTGCGGGAGCGCCTGGCCGTGCTGGACGCCATTCCGCCGCTGCGCCTGGCCCTGACGGTGGAGCTGGCCCGGCGCGAGGCCGCCGCCGGACGCGACGGCCGCCTGGTGGCACGCGAGGACCTGCGTCTGGCCCTGGAGGAGGCGCCGGCCGCCCTCGTGCCCTTCCAGCGGCGCGCCTGGACCCAGGGCCAGGGCCTGCTGGCCGACCTGCGGCGCCAGGACGGGCAACTCGACGAAGCGCTGGCCGCCCTGCGCGGGGCGGACGATGCCCTGGCGGCGGTGGAGGAGCCGGCCCTGGCCGGCATCCTGCGCCTGCGGCGGATCAACTGGCTCTTGGAGCGGGCCGCCACCGCCGTGGCGGCGGCCGATTGGGAGGCGGCGGAGGCCGATGCCCGGTTGGCGCTTGCCCTCGACCCCGCCGAGTCCCGCGCCTGGCGCCTGCGGCTGGAGGCCCTCGCCCGCCTGGATCGCCTGGACGAGGTGGAGCTGATCCTGCGCCAGGGCCGCGCCAATGAGGGTCGGGGCGGCCCCCCCTTGCGGGGCGAGGCGCTGCGCCGGCGGGCGGTGGAGACCTGGGCCCTGGGCCTCCTGCTTTCCTGGCGGGCCGAATCACAACCGGCCCATCTGCCCGAATCCGACCTCCTGCTCGAGGAGGCCCTGGACCTGGACGACCGCCTCGCCGCCGCCTGCCTGACGCTCAGCTGGAATCTCAGCCGTGAGATCCATCTGGCGGCCGGCCGGCGGGGCGGACTGAAGGGCCTGCTGCGCGAACTGGGCCGCGGCCGCGAGGCGGTCAGCCGCCTCCGCCACCGCGGGGTGGGCCGCCTGGAGGATCCTGATGAGGAGTCCATGCGGGATCGGGCCATCCTGCTGGCCCAGCGCGGCTTGCGCTGGACGGATCCCGCCCGCGATCCCGACCTGGCGGCCGCCCTCGCCACCAACCTGGGCAACCTCTATTTCTCCCTGGGCGAGTTCGGGGCGCCCCAGGCCTGCCAGGCCTGGGAGCACCGGCTGTCCATCAGTCCCCGCTTCCGCCGGCCGGAGGAGCAGCTGCGCTTCCTCATCAACCTGGGCACCGCCCGGCAGTGGAGCGGCAATCTGGAGCAAGCCGCCCGCGATCTGGACAGCGCCCAGGTGCTCGCCGCCCGGCTGGGACTTCAACCCGAGCGCAGGGAACTGCTGGCCCGCCTTTCCATGCTGGCCGGCGAGCGCGGGCGGCCGGTGGAGGCACAGGCCTGGCTGCGGCAGTCCCTGGCCCTGGAGAGCGATCCCGGCCAGCGGGCCATCCTCTGGCGCAACCTGGCCATCATCCAGATGGAGCTGGGGGACGAGGAGGCCCCCGCCTCCCTCAACCAGGCCGCCCGCGAGGCGCAGGAGGGGCCCTGGCCCATGGAGCCGGCCCAGAACTGGCTGCGCGTGCAACTGCTGGGCCTCAGCGTGCCCCTCTGGAACTTCCCCGGCCTCTACACGGGGCAAGGCCGGCTGGATTGGGGGGCGGCCGAGGAGGAGGCCCTCCGCCAATCCCTGCTGGACGACCTGAGCGGACGCCAGGGGGCGGTGGACCTGCGCCTGCGCGGCCTGCACGACCGGCGGCGCCTCCTGCGCCGGCAGAAGGACGTGGACGGCATGCTCCGTCTGGATCTGGCCATCGCCCGCGAGCTGGCCGTCCTGGGCCGGTGGGAGGAGGCGGTCCGGCGCTGCGAGGAGACGGCGCGGGCGGCGCGGTCCGCCGTGCTGGGCGGGATCGAGGCGCGGGCCGTGGAAAGCGCGCTCAGCTTCCACCTGCTGGCTCGACCCACCAGTGAACAGGATGCGAAGGCCCTGGCCCGCCTCGACGCGTCGGCACCGCGGCTGCGGCATGCCATGGGGCAACTGCTGGAGGGCAGAACCGTCCCGTTGACGGCCGAGCAACGCCTGCGCCTGGAGCTGCTGCGCATCCAGGATCTGGACGAGCAGGCGGGGCGGGCCGGTCCGGTGGACGGGCTGCTGCTGCGCTCGCGGGCCCTGCTCCTGCTGGAGGATCTGGAGGGCTGGCGGCGCAGCGCCGGCCTGACCTGGTCGAGGCGACAGCGCCTGGCCGTGGATCTGGCCTGGGCCCGCCTGCTCACCGGCACGGGGGATGCGGCGGCGGCGCGGGAGCGGCTGGCCGCCTGGCCGGTGGAGGAGCTGCCGCCCGAGGCCGCCCTGCTCACGGTCTGGGCGCGTTTGCAGTCGTCGCTGGCGCTGGGCCGCGCCGATGAGGCGGTGGAGGAGACGACCGCCCTGCGCCGGATCCTGCTCGATCTGCCGGCCGAGCCGGACGGCCTTGCCTCGGTGCGCCGCGCCGCCGTGGTCCTGGACGGCCTCGATCATCTGGCTGCCCGGGCGGGTGGATCGGCCGCCGCGGAGTCCGCCGCCTGGCGGGCCTGGTGGGAAGGGCGGCGGCTGTGGGAGCAGGCGGATCCGCCCTTTCCCGCCCAGAGCTGGACCAACGCCTGGGGCAACCTGCGCGCCGATCTGGCCGAGCGCGATCGGGCACTGGAGAAGCACTGGGCCGATCCGGGCGCGCCGGGCGAGGTCCGGCGGGCGGACTCCCTGCTCGCCGCCACCCGCCAGGACATGCGCCAACGGGAGGATCGCCTCCGTCTCTGGTTGGAACCCACGCCGGATGCGGCGGCGGCCTGGCCCGCCTGGCGTGAGGAGGGGCTGAGCTGGGTCGGGGTGCAGGACAGCCTTGGTCCCTGGTTGCTCGCCGCCCCCGAGGTCCACCGCGTCTGCCGGACGGCCACCGTGCTGGCCGCCGATGAGGCAGCCGTGGTGGGCGGAGGCTCCCGCTTGCGGCCACCCACCGCCGCGCGCCGGGTGCCCGCCGCCGCCCTGCTCGATCCCACCGCCGCCGGCCTGGACGCCCGCGTGCTGGCCCTGGACGGCGTGCTGCGCCTCGTGCCGGGCGCCCCCCATGCCGCCTGGCTGGATTTCGACGGCCACCGCATCGCCCTGCGCGAGCTGATGGCCCTGGACCTGCCCGGCGAGCTGCTCGTCCTTGGCGAGGTGGATTGGCAATCGGCCCATCCCGCCGACTGGCGGGAAGGCTGGCTCATCCTGGAGCGCCTGCTGGCCCAGACCGGTCTGCGCCAGGCCCTTGTGCCGGAGCCAGGACGCGGCCAGCACGGCGCCCCGTTGGAGGACTTCGCCCTCACCCTGCTGGCCGACAGCCAGGTCGGCGTGCCGGAGGGCTGGTGGCGCATCGGCGCACCTCTTCTCTCGCCCACCGAGCGGCGGGCCGGGCAGCGACAGGGCATGGAGGAGCTGGTCCAGCTGGGCAACGAGTACCGGCGCCGCGGCGAGCACGACGCCGCCTGGCGTTCCTACCGGCGGGCCCTGCGCCTGGCCCTGCAGGTGGAGGACCAGGAGAGCGCCGGCCGCCTGTTTCGGCTGGGGGCGGCCAGCGCCCTGGACGGCAGCCGCCCGGGCGAGGCCCTGGATGTGCTGCTCGAGGCCCTGGGCCGCACCGAGGGCGCCCACATCGATTGGGTTCGGTTGTCCCCCCGCTTGGTGCAACTGGCCGACCTGGCCGGTCGACCGGCCGCGGCGGACAGTCTCTGGCGCCGCCTGATCGTGGAGCAGCGGCCCCCGGCCGGCGGGGGGGAGGAAGCGGCCCCGCCCGCCCCGGCGGCGGCCGTGCGCGCCGCCTTCGAGGACCGCCTCCTGGCCCTGGAGCGGCGGGGCGGACGCGAGCGGGCGGCCGCGCTGGCCCGCGAGGCCCGTCTCATGCCAGAGGGGGAGGATCCCCGCCGCGCCCTCTTCCTCGCCCGCCTCTATCTGGACACCGAGGCGGCACGCCTGGCCTGGGACTGCCTGCAGACGCCGGAGTTGCGCTGGGCAGCCCTGGACTCGCTGGAAAGCCTCGATGCCCACGAGCTGCGCTCCATCATCGCCCTGCGCCTGGGTAATCTGACCGACGCCCGCCTCTGGATGGAGCGCGCGGCCTTGCTCGCCGCCTCCTCAGACCTGCCCGCCGGCCGTCTTGCCCTCCACCTGCAACGGCAGGCCGATCTCGCCTGGAGCCTGGGACAGTACGGGGAATGCGCCGCCTTCCTGGACCGGGCCGAGGCCGCCCTGCCCGCTGACGATCTGCAGCTGGCCCTGCTCCTGGCCAACACGCGGGGCCTGCTCGCCACCGAGCTGGAGGAGGCGGCGGCGGCGGATGCCCACTTCGCCCGCGCCCAGGAGTTGGGCGTCGTGCTCCAGGATCCGCTCGAGTTGAGCGCCGTCTACAACAACATCTCCCGTCTCCACCAGCGCGGCGGACGCTGGGCGGAAGCGCTTGAGGACTGCCGGCGGGCCCTGGAGCAGGACAGCCTGTCCGGTTCCCGGCGCCGGGCCCTCGTCACGCAGCGCAACCGGGCCGCGGCGCTGCGTGGACTGCTCGCCCCCGATCTGCGCCTCCCCGAGGCCTGGACCGCCCTGCCCGAGGGCTTGCTGCGCCAGCGGCGGGCCTCGGGCGAGTTGTCGCGCCTGGAACGGGAGCTGGTCCGGGGCATGGCCGCGGCCGCCGCCCTGGGCGAGGAGCGTGAGGCCTGCCGGCTGGAACTGGAACTGGCGCTGCTCAGGCTGGATTTGGGCAATCCCGGGCAAGCCCTGCTGGCGGCGCAATCCTGCGCCGTGCGCGCCTCCCGCCTCTTCTTCCGCCGCGAGGCCCTGGAAGCAAGGCTGGCGGCCGGCCGGGCCCTCGTCCGGCTCAAACGCCTGCCGGCGGCGGAGGAGCTGCTGCAATCGGCCCTGGCGGAGGCGGAGGAGGAGACGGCCCGCCTCGCCCCCGTCCGCTTTGATCCGGGGCGTGGTCTGCTGCAGCGCCTGATCACGGACGAGCTGGTCGCCCTCTACGGGAGCGAGCGGCCCTGGGAGGCCCTGGCCGCCAGCGAGCGCGGCCGCAACCTGGGGCTGCAGGAGATGGTCGTGCGGCGCAGCGGGGACAGCCGCCTGGCCGCCCCGCGCGGCAAGGCGGATCTGCAGAAGCTGCTGCGCGCCTCGCTCGAGCCGGACCAGGCCCTCCTGGGCTGGCACGTGGGCCGCGATAGGGCCTGGGGCTTCCTCTGGCAGTCCGGCGAACTGCGCTGCTGGCCCCTGGACGTGGCGCGGGACAGCCTGGGCATCCTGGCCGGCCTGCATCGCGGCCGCATCCTGGCCTTCCTCAGTCCGGAGGGGACGGGCCGTCGCCTCGCCCACTGGCTGCTGCCGCCCGCATGGCAGACGGCGCCACCCCGGCGGGTCTGGCTGCTGCCCCAGGGCGAACTGCACGGCCTTGCCTTCGAAAGCCTGGTCCTGGCCGACGGCCGCTGGTGGGGCGAGACCACCGCCATCTGCCGGTCGGGCAGCCTGGCCGAGTTGGCCTACAGCGCCGGTCTGCCCGGCGGGACGAGTCCGGGGGCGGTGTGGAGCGACCCCCACGTGCCGGGGATGGACGCCCTGGAGTACACGGCCCTCGAGGTGGCCGAACTTGGACGGCTGCATCCCGCCGCCCGGCTGGCCGTGGGTGCGAAGGCCACTCCGGCGGACCTGCGGGGGGACGGCGCGGCCCGCCGTTTCCGGCATTTCGCCTGCCACGCCGTGCACGACCCGCGCAGCCCGGCTGAAAGCGCCTTGCTGCTCAGTCCCGCCCCGGGCAGCGACGGCCGCCTGGCCGCCCCCACCATCGCCGCCCTGGACCTGCCGGCGGGCCTGACCGTCCTCTCCGCCTGCGAGACGGCCCTGGGCCGGGGCGGGGAGGAGGCGAGCGCCGGCCTGCCCCGCGCTTTCATGGCGGCGGGTTCACGCGGGGTGTTGGCCAGCTTGTGGAAAGTGGACGATCTCTCCACCGCCGTGCTGGTCAAGCATCTTTACCGGGGACTGGCGGAGGGTCGACCGGCCGATCTTGCCCTGCAGGAGGCCCAGCAGGCCGTGCGGCGCTGGGTGCATCCCCATCCCGCCCACTGGGCGGCCTTCTGCCTGACGGGACAGCCGCTGCCTGAACCACGGGTCGTCACTGGTCGATAA